A genomic segment from Mauremys mutica isolate MM-2020 ecotype Southern chromosome 26, ASM2049712v1, whole genome shotgun sequence encodes:
- the LOC123356607 gene encoding erythroid membrane-associated protein-like isoform X1: MKNQKGILLTEMERENERLQSELAKQKEAHLAETAKLQAEIVTGWRSVQLYAVDVTLDPSTANPYLVLAEDRKRVTHRDERQDLPDNPERFDTMAVVLGAEGFTSGKRYWQVEVGGKNLWTLGVCREAVRRKGHIVFLPENGYWTICQHAGLFKANTSPPTVLPVSVRARRLGIFLDYEACEVSFYNVTDKSHLFTFTDTFSGVLRPYFNPDNLPSPSSGWRESLSRTVTPAAETVPSQH; this comes from the exons ATGAAGAATCAGAAGG GGATTCTGCTAACTGAAATGGAGCGTGAGAATG agagactgcaatctgaactggcgaaacagaaag AGGCCCACCTTGCAGAGACAG ccaAACTCCAGGCTGAGATCG TTACAGGGTGGAGAAGCGTGCAGCTCTACGCAG tggatgtgactctggatcccagCACAGCAAATCCCTACCTCGTCCTGgctgaggatcggaaacgtgtgaCACACCGAGACGAGCGCCAGGATCTGCCTGACAATCCGGAGAGATTTGATACTATGGCGGTTGTCCTGGGCGCTGAGGGATTCACGAGCGGGAAACGTTACTGGCAGGTGGAGGTTGGAGGAAAGAATCTCTGGACTCTGGGGGTCTGTAGGGAAGCTGTGCGCAGGAAGGGGCATATTGTATTTCTACCGGAGAATGGATACTGGACAATATGTCAGCATGCTGGGCTATTCAAGGCCAATACCTCCCCCCCGACCGTCCTGCCCGTGAGCGTCAGGGCCAGACGattggggattttcctggactatgaggcgtGCGAGGTCTccttttacaatgtgactgacaagtcccatctcttcactttcactgacaccttctctGGGGTTCTCCGCCCTTATTTCAA ccctgataatctgcccagtcccagctcaggctggagggagtctcTGTCCCGGACAGTGACACCTGCAGCAGAGACTGTCCCGTCCCAGCACTGA
- the LOC123356607 gene encoding erythroid membrane-associated protein-like isoform X2 — protein sequence MSAAPCGAHTAAGMSSYPTQCMELQLPGLDVTLDPSTANPYLVLAEDRKRVTHRDERQDLPDNPERFDTMAVVLGAEGFTSGKRYWQVEVGGKNLWTLGVCREAVRRKGHIVFLPENGYWTICQHAGLFKANTSPPTVLPVSVRARRLGIFLDYEACEVSFYNVTDKSHLFTFTDTFSGVLRPYFNPENNKGGTNTCPLIICPVPAQAGGSLCPGQ from the exons atgtcAGCAGCACCGTGCGGGGCTCACACAGCCGCTGGGATGTCCTCGTACCCCACTCAGTGCAtggagctccagctgccagggt tggatgtgactctggatcccagCACAGCAAATCCCTACCTCGTCCTGgctgaggatcggaaacgtgtgaCACACCGAGACGAGCGCCAGGATCTGCCTGACAATCCGGAGAGATTTGATACTATGGCGGTTGTCCTGGGCGCTGAGGGATTCACGAGCGGGAAACGTTACTGGCAGGTGGAGGTTGGAGGAAAGAATCTCTGGACTCTGGGGGTCTGTAGGGAAGCTGTGCGCAGGAAGGGGCATATTGTATTTCTACCGGAGAATGGATACTGGACAATATGTCAGCATGCTGGGCTATTCAAGGCCAATACCTCCCCCCCGACCGTCCTGCCCGTGAGCGTCAGGGCCAGACGattggggattttcctggactatgaggcgtGCGAGGTCTccttttacaatgtgactgacaagtcccatctcttcactttcactgacaccttctctGGGGTTCTCCGCCCTTATTTCAACCCTGAAAACAATAAAGGGGGCACAAATACGtgtcccctgataatctgcccagtcccagctcaggctggagggagtctcTGTCCCGGACAGTGA